The genomic region ACTTCTTTTTCACAGGTAGATATAGGCAGTTTTGCCCAAAGTATTTTTAGTTTTTCATTTTGAAAAATATACCATTCTTTAGTTTCCTCTGAAGTAGCAACAATTGGTGTTAGTAAGAGACTCTTAATTTTAGCTTCTATAAATTCAGATTTTATCAAGTCTTCGAATTCTTTAGGTGTAAGACGCAATTCCCGCAATACTAGCTGATATTTCCGTGGATCAAAGCGACCGTTTGTTTGGAAGGTGGGAATCTGTGAAATAGCAATTTGTAGTTCTTTGGTGGTTACGGTGATACCCATTTCTTTAGCTACTTGGAACATCAGTTTACGTCGCACAAGATCTTCAAACACCTGGGCAGGCAACTGCAACTTTTTTAAAAGCTCATCATTTAACTGGGGGCCAAAAAGACTGCGTAACTGGTTGAGCCGCTGGTTATAAAGGACTTGAAACTCTGTAAAGGTTATAGGTTGGCCATTTACTTCAGCCAAAATGTTTTTTTGGCCGGTACGAAACGTTCCTACTCCCCAAAAAATAAAAACGATAATAATAGCTCCCAAGATAATTTTTACCAGCCAAGAACCTGCACGCTGTCTAAAAAAATCGAGCATATTTTCCTCCCCTAATCTCCAGCTTAAAAGGCTTTAACATTTAACCTCTAACTAGGCAAGAACGAGTTTAAAACCTTGTTTTGCCGCCCCAAAGACTCGGCAATTAATTCTTTTAACGAATAGCTATGTTCTGCCTCTTTAATAAAATTTTCAATAACTATAACTGATTGCCAAAAATCCTCACAAAGGAGTAATAAGTCATGTCCAGAAATAAAAGCCCTAAGAACCCTTTCTTCAAAAGAAGAGATAGCCGCTCCTTTCATGTAAAGATCATCTGTTAAAACAAGCCCGCGAAAATCTAACTCTCTGCGTAACATATTTATTATTTTTGGAGAAAAAGTGGCCGGCTTATCATCAATGTTTTTGACGACCAAATGAGTAGTCATCACCGCGGGCACGCCAGCTTCGAAGGCTTTAACAAAAGGATAAAGATCATCTTTAGTAACTTCTGGTTTTTCAGGAAGACTGTGGTGGGGATCAAGATCAACACCTCCCAAGCCGGGAAAATGTTTGGCACAACAAAGAAGACCTTCTTCAATAAAAGTTTTTATGTAAATAGTTCCGAGTTCAGCCACAAGGGAGCTTTCTTTGTCAAAAGAGCGTTCGCGAATAAAAGAAGGGGCTTTATCATCAGCCAGATCGAGCACCGGAGCAAGATTGAAATTAAAGCCCAGTTCCTTTAGATTTTGAGCACAAAGTTTAGCGGTGTTTCTCACCTCCTCGGCAGGTTTTTCTCTCTGGGCTAGCGCATATAGAGAAGGCAATTGCGGAAAAAGCGGAGGCAAAAGCCTTACTACAGGCCCGCCTTCTTGGTCAACAGCCCTTAAACCCAGGCCTGTTTTTTCATTAAGTTTTGTCAAAAGACTTTCTATTTGCTCTTTAGAAACAAGATTCCGTTTAAAAAAAATAAAATGGGAAAGCTTTAAAGCTTTGATGGCTTCCAGTTCTTCGGCACTCAGAGAATCTCCTTCAAGGCCAACGATAAAAAGTTTACCTATTTTTTGCATTTTTAGTGGATTTTGTCGGCAGAAGTTTATCAATCACAGCAAAAAGTTCATCAAAAGTAAAAGGTTTTTTTAGAAAAGCGTCAAACTCCTTAACTTTTTGGGCTTCAAGGGAATAACCACTCATAAGAATTGTTTTTGTTTTGGGGGTATAAGACTTGATAAAAGGAAGAACTTCTTTAGCTCCCATGCCCCCAGGAATAGTCAAATCAAGGATGGCCAAGTCAAAATTTTGAGCCTTTATTTTTTGGATAACCTCTTGGGCGTCTTTGGCTTCTTCCACCTGAAAGCCACTCATTTCAAGGACTTCTTTTAGTGTTTCCCTGATAACTTCTTCGTCGTCAAAAATGAGTACTCGTCCTTTACCTTTAAAAATTTCTTTCTGGACCAGATTATACGAAGTAGGTTTTTCTTCTTTTGAGGCTGGAAGATAAATTTTAAAAGTGGCCCCTTTCCCTTTTTGAGAAGTTACTTCGATATGCCCCCCATGTTTTTTAATGATAGAATGGCAAATAGCTAACCCCAGGCCGCTTCCGTCTTTTTTAGTAGTGAAATAAGGATCAAAAATTTTGGAGAGATGTTTTTTAGGAATCCCCATTCCTTCGTCTCTGAAAATAATCTCTACATAATCTCCCGGTTTTAAAGGCCCTTTAGGCTCCTTAAGTTTTAAATTGCTGGCCTTAATCCAGAGCCTTCCACCTGAAGGCATGGCCTGTTTGGCGTTTATGACAATGTTGCTCACCACCTGACCGAATTGAACAGTATCGATATTAACCAGAAATAAATCATCGGGAATAGAGATCTCCCAGCTGACATTTGAACCCCGCAAACAGAAAGAAACCGTATCTTCAATCATTTCTTTGATAGAAGCTACTCGTTTTATTGGAGAGCCACCTTCAGCAAAATTCAAAAGTTGCTTGGTAAGCCCCTGGGCCCTAAAACACACACTTTCCATTTGTTTAAAGAGCTTTTCCTCTTTCTCAGTAAGGTGCTTTTTCAAACGCAGGCGCAAAAGGGAAATGTTTCCCAAAATGGCTGTCAGAATATTATTAAAATCATGGGCAATACCGCCAGCCAGAAGAGAAATTGATTCAAGCTTAGAAATTCTGAGTATTTCTTGCTGGGCCCGTTTTTGCTGAGTGATATCCATAAGGATATGTAAGGCGTGCTGGCTTCCGTCAGGATATATCAAAGGGGTAGCCACTACGTAATACCATTTGTCCTCCTCAGGAATATGAATATCTTTTTTAACTGAACGCCCTTCTAAAACTTCTTTGAGACTACACCAAGGACAGGGTTCTTTTAAACCAAATATTTCTTCGTAGCATAGTTCCCCAGAAACAGGATGGCCTATTTGCTTTTCCAATTTTTTGTTAACAAAAGCTAGGCGAAAATCTGGGGTAACTGTATAAAGAAGACCATCAAAGGCCTGTAAAATGGCCTTATATTCACTTAAAGTATCTGCCAGATTTCGTGAATAATTTTTGATTTCTGTAATATCAATAGTGGTAGCAATACAATAGATTTGGTTATCTTTTTCAAAAGTGGCCACTGAAACTTCAAACCACTTTTCCTGACCTTCAGAAGTTAAGATTTTTATCTCGTATTGAGGAGGAGTTTTTTCTCCTCTAAGTCTTGCAAGTGTTCTTTCTTTAACTGTTTCCCGATAATCTGGATGCACTAGCTCCCAGACTTTTTTGTTTTTAAGTTCAGAAAGTTTCCAGCCGGTTATTTTTTCAAAGGCGGGATTCACATAAATGAATTCTTCGCGATACAGATAAATACCCACACTTGCTGATTCTAAAAAAACACGTAGTACTTCTATTGCTTCGTGGGTATCAAATAATTGAGAAATTTCGCTCAAACTTTTACAATTTGACATCTAGGTCTAAACTATAACTTAAAATCTATACTATTAAACTGAAATTTTATTAGATAAGTTTGAGATTTCTGTAAAACCTTTAAAAAATTGGCTTTGATATGTTACTTTGCCGATAGCTCATCAAGATTTTACAAGCCGAGGAGCAAAATGAAGTTTTTAAAAACTTGCGAAATCATTATAAGAAATTTCTTCTTTGGCCTCTATCTTCTAATAACCGTCCCTACGCTGGGTACTATAATTATTCTCCTTTCCGTTACCCCCTGGGAACGAATAATTCCCAGGATTCAACATTTCTGGCTTAGCAACATGGTGCGCATTGCGGGCGTTAAACTTGAAGTAAGAGGGCTTGAGCATATCAAGCCAGATCAAAATTACGTCTTTGCCGCCAACCACCAGAGCCAGTTTGATATTCCTGTAATAGGCACCGTATTGCCGCACCGCATTTCCTGGCTGGCCAAAAAAAGCCTTTTCAAGATACCCTTTTTTGGCTGGGGGTTGGCCGCGGCTGGCTGTGTACCTATTGACCGGGAAAACCCACGCAAAGGCCTGGAAAGCCTTATGAAAGCTGTAGAAAAAATCAAAAAAGGCTTTTCTGTGCTTATCTTCCCTGAAGGAACCAGAAGCCCTGACGGTAAACTTCAGGAGTTTAAGGTAGGCGGGTTTATTCTGGCCATAAAAAGCGGCTTACCCCTTGTCCCCATAGCCGTGTGTGGCACACGCCATGTTATGCCTAAAGGAAAACTTTATGTTAAACCAGGGCTTGTAAGGGTAAAAATATTCCCTCCTATTCCTACTCAAGGCCTTACTTTAAGAGACAAACATAAATTGGCCGAACTCGTTAAACTCCGCCTAGAAGACGGCTTAAAATCAGGCTGCCGTTAATGCTAAGTCAAGAAGCTTTTGCACTAAATCCTCAAAAGGATACCCGGCCACTTTAGCCGCCAAAGGCAAAAGGCTTGTTTCGGTCATACCAGGAATGGTATTGGTCTCAAGAACATAAAGCCTCTCTCCTACTAAGATAAAATCTGTACGGCTGTAATGCCTGAGTCTTAAAGCCTGGTGAGCAGCAAGGGCCGCCCTCTGTGCTTCTCTGGCTATTTCTTCCGGGATAGGAGCCGGGCAGAGCTCCTGCGTAACACCTGGGGTATATTTGGCCTGGTAATCAAAAAAGGTATGCCCTTCTCCAGGTATAATTTCAACTACCGGCAGAGCTTCTTCTCCAAGAATACCCACGGTAAGCTCACGACCTTCCAGATACTCTTCAACCAAGACTCTCTCTTCCAAAGCAAAAGCCGCTTCTAGGGCAGAGTCTAATTCATCGGGAGTTCTGACTATGGAGATCCCCACACTTGAACCTTGCGAGACCGGCTTAACTACTAACGGAAAAAAATTTATCTGGGGCAAGGGTTTGTTTTTTTCTAAAACCAGACCTTTGGGCACCAGAAGGCCTGCCTCTTGGTAAAGGATTTTACTAAGGGCTTTATCCATAGCCAGGGCGCTTCCCAAAACCCCTGCCCCTTGGTAAGAAAGCCCAAGCGAATCGAGAAAACCCTGAATAGTTCCGTCTTCACCTCCAGGGCCGTGAAGCACAAGAAAAGCCACGTTATAATTTTTAGTTTCCTGGGCTAACAAGGGAAGGTCTTTGGCCGGGTCAAAAATTTTAAATTGATGCCCTAATTTTTTTAAGGCCGCGGCCACGGCCTGGCCACCTTTTAAAGAAACTTCTCTTTCAGCCGATTTTCCACCGCAAAGAAGGGCTACTTTAAGCATCATTTAGTTCCTCAAGTCTCTCTGGATTAAAGGGCAATTTTTTGAAAAGTCTTCTTTCAAGAAGCTTACAAAGTGATTCCATATGTTCAATTTTTATAAGAGAATGTACCGTTTTACCATAACGCACTTTTAAATCTCTAAAACGCTCTTTTAGGGAAACGATCTCAGTGTGTTTTACTCTTTTATCCGCGTAAAAAACCACTTCTTCTTCACGAATAGGCGCACCTGGAGGCCCAGGTTTTAAAAACACATGCTGCCCAACAATCCTTGCCACTTCAGGATAGCCTAATTGTTCAAGAAGTTTTTGCCCTGAAAGGGCATGATCTTCTCCGCTTTTTAGCGAAAGATGCTTGGTAACATCATGAAGAAGGGCTGCGGCCTCAATTAAAGCTAAATCAAGATCTTCATCCACTCTGTTTAGCTCTCGGGCTAAATAAAGCGCCACTTTGGTAACCACCTCACAGTGTTTGACAATATGAGGGGGAACCTGATTTTCGCCAAGAATTTCATAGCATCTTTCGCGATTGGGTATCCTTAAAGCGTCCGCCATTTCTTATTAATCCGAACGTTTTTTATCATCACAGGCATAATCGGCCACGGAAATAACCCTATTAAGTCACTGTGAGGCCTCGTTAGAGGCCGAAACAGTCCTTGCCCTGAGCGCAGCAAAGGGATCTCCGAGATCGCCACGGCGACTGCGTCGCCTCGCGATGACAGAGAGAAGGCTAAACTCAGATTTCATTTTTAAGCTTTGCCTGGGGATTCTTTTGCCATTCTAAAATATTTTCTACGGTAGTTTCTTCTATGTTTTTTACAGCCTCTCGCGTAAGAAAGGCCTGATGCCCGGTTAACACTACATTGGCCAACCCCAAAAGCTGGGCAAGATAAGGGTCTTTTATACCTTCTTTTTGGTGGTTTTTAAAAAAGAGGCCCCGTTCATATTCATACACATCAAGGGCTGCGCCGCCAAGTTTTCCAGACTTTAAGGCCTCAAGCAAGGCCTTGGTATCTATAAGACCTCCTCGCGCCGTGTTAACCAAAATAGCCCCGGGTTTCATCCGCTTAAAAGTCTCTTCATTAAACATATGAAAATTTTCTCGCGTAAGAGGACAATGAATAGAAATGATATCAGCCTGAGTGATAAGGGTATCCAAATCAACATTTTCTACTATTTCCGGCTGAATGTATGGATCATAGCCTAAAACTTTGCAACCAAACGCTTTTAAGCGGGTAGCTACCAGGCGACCTATTTTCCCTAGCCCAATTACACCAGCAACTTTGCCATTTAAATCAAAGCCCATAAGACCATCGAGATCAAAATCTCCCAGGCGCACTTTATCATGGGCCCGGTGAAGACGACGAATAAGAGCAAGCATTATAGCTAAAGTATGGTCAGCGATAGCGTGGGGAGAATAGGCTGGCACATTAACTACTTTTATACCCAGGCGTTTTGCGGTCTCAATATCTATGTGATCATAGCCAGCACTACGAAGGGCCAAAAGGCCCACTCCGTAAGAATGTAGCGCTTCAAGTACGGGACCATCAGCTTTGTCCGAAACAAACAAGCTTACTACCTGGGCTCCTTTAGCCTTTTCCACCGTGGTTTCGTCTAAAAAGTCAGGCGTCATTTCTACGTCCCAGTCAGAAGGTAAAATAGGCCCTAAAAATTCCTCTTCATACGGGTGCATACTAAAAAAAATTACTTTCATAATGGCCTCCATTTAAGTTTCTTTCTAACAAACATTTAGCTAGTTCAAAGTCTTCTTTGGTAGTTATTTTAAAATTTAAAGGCGAAGACGGAACTACATAAACCTCTATACCCGCCGCCTCAAAGAGGGCTGCCTCATCAGTAAAAACTAGATTTCTTTCCTGAGAGTAAGTTAAAGCCCTTTTAAATAAGAAATACTGTGCTCCTTGTGGAGTGTGAGCCAAAAAAATTCTTTCTCTAGGAAGAGTTCTTACAACCCTTTTTTCTTCAACTTCTTTTACGGTATCCCTGGCAGGCAAAGCGGCCAGGGCCGCTCCCTTTTCTTTTATTTTAGAAATGACCTGCCTTGTTAATTCTGGCGTAATAAAAGGCCGGCACGCATCGTGGACCAGGACTATCTCTGTGTCTTCTGGAAGAAGAGAAAAACCATTAGCTACTGAGGCCTGCCTGGTTTCACCGCCAGAGGCTAGCAGATAAGGCTTGCTAAAACCGTTTAAAAGATCTTTAAGTGTTTCTTTCCATTCAGAGAGCACAGGAACGACCAGCAGGTCTATTTCGTCAACCTGTTCAAAAACAGAAAGGGTATGGGCTATAAGGGGTTTTCCCGCAATTTCTAAAAATTGCTTGGGGATTTTTTCCCCCACTCTACTGCCTATCCCCCCAGCCGGAATTATTACGGCATTCACCACGCAACCTCTGGGTCAATAGATGGGCCTTACGCAACGGCTCTGGAATACGATAACCAGAAAGACTGGCCTTGACCACCTTTAAGGCACTTTCAAGATCAATTAAATGCCCGGGAGATACAAAAACCGGCTTAACTCCTTTTCGCGTGCGTAAAACAACACCCTTAACCTGGCCATTTATAAAAATGGGACAAAAGGCACCAGGCTTGTCCTCGGGAAGCTCAAACTCACCTATTAAAGGTTTTTTGGCTACGCCAATCGTTGGTATGTTAAGTTCGAGCCCTAAATGTGAAGCTAACCCCAAACCCCTGGGATGTAAAATACCCTGCCCATCAACTAGCAAAACTTCTGGTTTTATCTTCAATTTGGCAAAGGCCTTTTTCAAAACCGGTACTTCTCTGAAGGAAAGAAAACCTGGAATGTAAGGAAAAGTTACTTTTTCCACCGCGTAGGTCTCTTCTATCACTTTTCCTTTTTCAAGATCATAAACTACTACAGCTCCAATAGCATAACCTGGCTCAATGTAAGAGACATCAGCTCCGCCTATTAAGCGCGGCAAGTGCGAAAGGGGAGCTAGTTTTATTTGCCGGGCTAGATTCTTTTGTAATGTTTTCAGGTCATCAAGTTTTCCTGGCAAAACTTTACCAACTCTTCAGGAATATTGGCCAAAGCGGCGTTTGACATGAAAAGAACAATATCACCAGGGCTTATCTCTTCTTTTAAGGCCTTCAAAAGCTCCGGATAATCGGCAATAACAGAGGCTGATGCCCCTAAAGAGGTAATTTCCTGAGCTAATTCTTTGAGGTTAAGCCTGTCCTCAGGCGGAACTTTTTCTATGTCAGCAGGCACCTTAATAAAAACCACGTCAGCTATTGAAAAAGCTATGGCATAATCTTTTTGAAAGATCTTGCGGCGACTGGTATTAGTGCGTGGTTCAAAAACGGCTATGAGTCTTCGGCCAGGCCAAGTTTCTTTTACCGCTTTAGTAGTGGCCGAAACCGCCGTTGGATGGTGGGCAAAGTCGTCAATAATGGTTACCGGTTCCTCTAACAAAATCTCCTGGCGCCGTTTGGTGCCGGGAAAATCAGCAAAGGTATTTTTTAAATTTTCTCTCCGAAAGCCAAGTCCTAAAAGCAATCCATAAACCCCTAAGGCATTTAAAGCGTTATGTTCACCAATCAAGGGAAGAAAAAATTTGTCTTCTTGTTGGTTAAAAGAAAAAGTTAGCCACTGCCCGGGAGGGGTTGAGGTAGGTTCTCTCTTAATTAGCTTTAGGTCTCCCTTTTTACCATAGGAAATTTTTGGCCCAGAAAAAAGAGCCGCAAGTTCCGAGGCACCCTCATCATCTGCCGCATAACTCAAAAATCCATTAGAGGGAATAACCGAAAGGAAATATCTAAAGCTTTCTTTTAAAGCAGAAAAATCAGGATAAATGTCAGCGTGGTCAAATTCAACGCTAGTTAAAATGGCCCCATAGGGCGCATAGTGGATAAACTTCGGCCGTTTATCAAAAAAAGCGCTGTCATATTCATCACCTTCAAGAACAGCAAAACGGCCTTGAGTGTAATTGAAGTTACGGAGGATATCTCGCCTTAGCCCTCCAATAAAATAAGTTGGGGCCTCACCGAGTTTTTCCAACACATAGGCTAATAGGGCCGAAGTAGTTGTCTTTCCGTGGGTTCCCGCTACGACCAGGCTTTTTTTTCGAGCAATAAAATAACCGTAAAGAGCTTCTGGAAGCGAAAGATAAAGAATTTTATTTTCAAGTACAAACTGGACTTCAGGGTTATCAACCCGGGCCACATTGCCTATAATAACCAGGTCTGGATCAAAATTTTTAATATTGGCCGGATTGAAACCTTGAAAGTAGGTAATACCCAGTTCGTTTAAAAGATCACTCATAGGGGGATAAACGGGGCCTTTTTCTGAACCAGAAACTTTAGCCCCAGCCTTTTTAAAAAGGCCCGCTAGGGCTCCCATCCCTACTCCACCAATTCCAATAAAATAAACTTTTTCAGGAAATTTCATGCCTAAACTTTATGGGGACAGGCAAAATTTGGCAAGTCTGTTCGCAGAATTTGCCTGTCCCTAAATTCATTTTTCAGGTTGCCAAGGTTATCTTTAGAGGATAAATTTTAAGAAGTTTTTCGGGGAGTGGCGCAGCCTGGCAGCGCACCTGCCTTGGGAGCAGGGGGTCGGCGG from Thermodesulfatator indicus DSM 15286 harbors:
- a CDS encoding glycoside hydrolase family 3 N-terminal domain-containing protein, with the protein product MQKIGKLFIVGLEGDSLSAEELEAIKALKLSHFIFFKRNLVSKEQIESLLTKLNEKTGLGLRAVDQEGGPVVRLLPPLFPQLPSLYALAQREKPAEEVRNTAKLCAQNLKELGFNFNLAPVLDLADDKAPSFIRERSFDKESSLVAELGTIYIKTFIEEGLLCCAKHFPGLGGVDLDPHHSLPEKPEVTKDDLYPFVKAFEAGVPAVMTTHLVVKNIDDKPATFSPKIINMLRRELDFRGLVLTDDLYMKGAAISSFEERVLRAFISGHDLLLLCEDFWQSVIVIENFIKEAEHSYSLKELIAESLGRQNKVLNSFLPS
- the ispD gene encoding 2-C-methyl-D-erythritol 4-phosphate cytidylyltransferase, translated to MGEKIPKQFLEIAGKPLIAHTLSVFEQVDEIDLLVVPVLSEWKETLKDLLNGFSKPYLLASGGETRQASVANGFSLLPEDTEIVLVHDACRPFITPELTRQVISKIKEKGAALAALPARDTVKEVEEKRVVRTLPRERIFLAHTPQGAQYFLFKRALTYSQERNLVFTDEAALFEAAGIEVYVVPSSPLNFKITTKEDFELAKCLLERNLNGGHYESNFF
- a CDS encoding PAS domain-containing hybrid sensor histidine kinase/response regulator, encoding MSNCKSLSEISQLFDTHEAIEVLRVFLESASVGIYLYREEFIYVNPAFEKITGWKLSELKNKKVWELVHPDYRETVKERTLARLRGEKTPPQYEIKILTSEGQEKWFEVSVATFEKDNQIYCIATTIDITEIKNYSRNLADTLSEYKAILQAFDGLLYTVTPDFRLAFVNKKLEKQIGHPVSGELCYEEIFGLKEPCPWCSLKEVLEGRSVKKDIHIPEEDKWYYVVATPLIYPDGSQHALHILMDITQQKRAQQEILRISKLESISLLAGGIAHDFNNILTAILGNISLLRLRLKKHLTEKEEKLFKQMESVCFRAQGLTKQLLNFAEGGSPIKRVASIKEMIEDTVSFCLRGSNVSWEISIPDDLFLVNIDTVQFGQVVSNIVINAKQAMPSGGRLWIKASNLKLKEPKGPLKPGDYVEIIFRDEGMGIPKKHLSKIFDPYFTTKKDGSGLGLAICHSIIKKHGGHIEVTSQKGKGATFKIYLPASKEEKPTSYNLVQKEIFKGKGRVLIFDDEEVIRETLKEVLEMSGFQVEEAKDAQEVIQKIKAQNFDLAILDLTIPGGMGAKEVLPFIKSYTPKTKTILMSGYSLEAQKVKEFDAFLKKPFTFDELFAVIDKLLPTKSTKNAKNR
- a CDS encoding lysophospholipid acyltransferase family protein; this encodes MKFLKTCEIIIRNFFFGLYLLITVPTLGTIIILLSVTPWERIIPRIQHFWLSNMVRIAGVKLEVRGLEHIKPDQNYVFAANHQSQFDIPVIGTVLPHRISWLAKKSLFKIPFFGWGLAAAGCVPIDRENPRKGLESLMKAVEKIKKGFSVLIFPEGTRSPDGKLQEFKVGGFILAIKSGLPLVPIAVCGTRHVMPKGKLYVKPGLVRVKIFPPIPTQGLTLRDKHKLAELVKLRLEDGLKSGCR
- a CDS encoding UDP-N-acetylmuramate--L-alanine ligase is translated as MKFPEKVYFIGIGGVGMGALAGLFKKAGAKVSGSEKGPVYPPMSDLLNELGITYFQGFNPANIKNFDPDLVIIGNVARVDNPEVQFVLENKILYLSLPEALYGYFIARKKSLVVAGTHGKTTTSALLAYVLEKLGEAPTYFIGGLRRDILRNFNYTQGRFAVLEGDEYDSAFFDKRPKFIHYAPYGAILTSVEFDHADIYPDFSALKESFRYFLSVIPSNGFLSYAADDEGASELAALFSGPKISYGKKGDLKLIKREPTSTPPGQWLTFSFNQQEDKFFLPLIGEHNALNALGVYGLLLGLGFRRENLKNTFADFPGTKRRQEILLEEPVTIIDDFAHHPTAVSATTKAVKETWPGRRLIAVFEPRTNTSRRKIFQKDYAIAFSIADVVFIKVPADIEKVPPEDRLNLKELAQEITSLGASASVIADYPELLKALKEEISPGDIVLFMSNAALANIPEELVKFCQENLMT
- a CDS encoding D-alanine--D-alanine ligase family protein; translation: MMLKVALLCGGKSAEREVSLKGGQAVAAALKKLGHQFKIFDPAKDLPLLAQETKNYNVAFLVLHGPGGEDGTIQGFLDSLGLSYQGAGVLGSALAMDKALSKILYQEAGLLVPKGLVLEKNKPLPQINFFPLVVKPVSQGSSVGISIVRTPDELDSALEAAFALEERVLVEEYLEGRELTVGILGEEALPVVEIIPGEGHTFFDYQAKYTPGVTQELCPAPIPEEIAREAQRAALAAHQALRLRHYSRTDFILVGERLYVLETNTIPGMTETSLLPLAAKVAGYPFEDLVQKLLDLALTAA
- a CDS encoding HD domain-containing protein; this encodes MADALRIPNRERCYEILGENQVPPHIVKHCEVVTKVALYLARELNRVDEDLDLALIEAAALLHDVTKHLSLKSGEDHALSGQKLLEQLGYPEVARIVGQHVFLKPGPPGAPIREEEVVFYADKRVKHTEIVSLKERFRDLKVRYGKTVHSLIKIEHMESLCKLLERRLFKKLPFNPERLEELNDA
- a CDS encoding 2-hydroxyacid dehydrogenase, whose translation is MKVIFFSMHPYEEEFLGPILPSDWDVEMTPDFLDETTVEKAKGAQVVSLFVSDKADGPVLEALHSYGVGLLALRSAGYDHIDIETAKRLGIKVVNVPAYSPHAIADHTLAIMLALIRRLHRAHDKVRLGDFDLDGLMGFDLNGKVAGVIGLGKIGRLVATRLKAFGCKVLGYDPYIQPEIVENVDLDTLITQADIISIHCPLTRENFHMFNEETFKRMKPGAILVNTARGGLIDTKALLEALKSGKLGGAALDVYEYERGLFFKNHQKEGIKDPYLAQLLGLANVVLTGHQAFLTREAVKNIEETTVENILEWQKNPQAKLKNEI
- a CDS encoding endonuclease V: MPGKLDDLKTLQKNLARQIKLAPLSHLPRLIGGADVSYIEPGYAIGAVVVYDLEKGKVIEETYAVEKVTFPYIPGFLSFREVPVLKKAFAKLKIKPEVLLVDGQGILHPRGLGLASHLGLELNIPTIGVAKKPLIGEFELPEDKPGAFCPIFINGQVKGVVLRTRKGVKPVFVSPGHLIDLESALKVVKASLSGYRIPEPLRKAHLLTQRLRGECRNNSGWGDRQ